The following DNA comes from Serpentinimonas raichei.
TTGGCCGTGTTGCCCTATGGCGCCAAGGCCGCACAGCACTATGGTGCCATTCGAGACGCCCTGGAAAAACTCGGTCAACCCATCGGGGTGAATGACCTGCACATTGCCGGCCACGCGCGCAGTGAGGGGATGGTTTTGGTGAGCAATAACGTTTCGGAATTTGCGCGCGTTCCTGCGCTCGAGGTAGAGAATTGGGTCCGCGCCCCAGAGTAAGTTCACGGGTCCGAAATTGGCGGAAATTGGTGGCGGAAATTGGGGTCAGACTACGGTTTCATCCCTGTGGATGGCGGGTGATTTGCTGTGGCCTATGGGGTGGCCGATGACGGCGTAGCGGTCCATGCGGGGCGGATAAAAGGGTGGATTCGGCGTTCAGGCAAACGCCGCATTGTCGCCGATGCGCTGGGCCTGATTCGTGTTGTCTTTGGCCAAAACAGCCGGTTTGCGCTACATTGGATGTCTATGACTGCTGCATCCAAACCCGAATCGGCAACTGCCGGCGCATCCCACGCCGCTCAACGCCCCAGCCCGGCGCTGTTCATTTCGCACGGCTCGCCCATGCTGGCGCTGGAGCCGGGCCAGACCGGCCCGGCGCTGGCGGTTTGGGCGCGCAGCGAATGCGCCGTGCAGCGGCCCAGCGCGGTGCTGGTGTTGTCGCCGCACTGGATGGCCGAATGCGCCGCCGTGATGACGCACCCCCAGCCCGCCACCTGGCACGACTTCGGCGGCTTTCCTGAGCCGCTGTACCGCTTGCAGTACCCGGCCCCGGGCGCCCCGGCGCTGGCGCAGCAGGTGCTGCACCTGCTGCAAGGGG
Coding sequences within:
- the vapC gene encoding type II toxin-antitoxin system tRNA(fMet)-specific endonuclease VapC, whose product is MLRYLLDTNIVIYVLKRRPVEVLSTFNANASRIAISSITLAELLHGAEKSSRVSENLSAIEDFCSRLAVLPYGAKAAQHYGAIRDALEKLGQPIGVNDLHIAGHARSEGMVLVSNNVSEFARVPALEVENWVRAPE